One genomic region from Listeria monocytogenes encodes:
- a CDS encoding GNAT family N-acetyltransferase, whose amino-acid sequence METRELKNGQIMMIRKATKEDSSNIITYLNEVAGETNYLSFGQGEFAFSIAEEAEYIEESDKNPGSVMLLCFIDDELASISQLIGHIKKRELHTSELAISIRKKYWGLGIGTICMEELIKYAKSSEYLKLIYLEVVTENKRAINLYKKFGFIEAGEIPALMQVDRRYLDVTMMYLVI is encoded by the coding sequence ATGGAAACAAGAGAATTGAAGAATGGGCAAATAATGATGATTCGGAAAGCTACAAAAGAGGACTCTAGTAATATTATTACTTATTTAAATGAAGTAGCTGGTGAGACAAATTATTTATCATTTGGTCAAGGTGAGTTTGCGTTTAGTATAGCTGAAGAAGCTGAATACATTGAAGAAAGCGATAAGAATCCAGGCTCTGTTATGTTGTTATGTTTTATTGATGATGAACTTGCGAGTATTTCTCAGCTTATTGGCCATATAAAAAAGCGAGAATTACATACTTCTGAACTAGCTATTTCGATACGGAAGAAATATTGGGGCCTAGGTATTGGAACAATTTGCATGGAGGAATTAATAAAATACGCTAAAAGCAGTGAGTATTTAAAGCTTATCTATTTAGAAGTTGTAACAGAGAATAAACGCGCAATTAATTTGTACAAAAAATTTGGATTTATCGAAGCTGGTGAAATTCCAGCATTAATGCAAGTGGACAGACGATATTTAGATGTAACCATGATGTATTTGGTTATTTAG